Proteins encoded in a region of the Prunus persica cultivar Lovell chromosome G4, Prunus_persica_NCBIv2, whole genome shotgun sequence genome:
- the LOC18781156 gene encoding polygalacturonase-like: MANRRSLFSLSLIFVFMINSAIATPVTYNVASLGAKADGKTDSTKAFLFAWAKACASMNPGVIYVPAGTFFLRDVVFSGPCKNNAITFRIAGTLVAPSDYRVIGNAANWIFFHHVNGVTISGGILDGQGTALWACKASHGESCPSGATTLGFSDSNNIVVSGLASLNSQMFHIVINDCQNVQMQGVRVSASGNSPNTDGIHVQMSSGVTILNSKIATGDDCVSIGPGTSNLWIEGVACGPGHGISIGSLGKEQEEAGVQNVTVKTVTFTGTQNGLRIKSWGRPSTGFARNILFQHATMVNVENPIVIDQHYCPDNKGCPGQVSGVQISDVTYEDIHGTSATEVAVKFDCSPKHPCSEIKLEDVKLTYKNQAAESSCSHADGTTEGVVQPTSCL, encoded by the exons ATGGCGAACCGTAGAAgcctcttttctctctcacttATCTTTGTGTTCATGATCAACTCAGCCATAGCCACTCCAGTCACATACAATGTGGCCAGTTTAGGAGCCAAAGCAGATGGCAAGACTGACTCCACAAAAGCCTTCCTCTTTGCATGGGCTAAAGCTTGTGCCTCGATGAATCCCGGTGTCATTTATGTGCCGGCAGGAACGTTCTTTCTTCGCGATGTGGTGTTCAGTGGGCCTTGCAAGAACAATGCCATCACCTTCCGCATTGCCGGAACCCTTGTGGCCCCGTCGGATTACCGGGTCATCGGTAATGCAGCTAACTGGATTTTCTTTCACCATGTAAACGGGGTTACCATATCAGGTGGAATTCTTGACGGCCAAGGCACGGCCTTGTGGGCTTGCAAGGCCTCTCATGGCGAGAGTTGTCCCAGCGGAGCAACG ACTTTGGGTTTTTCCGACTCAAACAACATCGTGGTGAGTGGATTGGCATCCCTAAACAGCCAAATGTTCCACATAGTCATCAACGACTGCCAAAATGTGCAAATGCAAGGTGTCAGGGTTTCTGCTTCCGGGAACAGCCCTAACACCGATGGCATTCATGTCCAAATGTCATCTGGTGTCACAATCCTCAACTCCAAGATTGCAACCGGTGACGATTGTGTCTCAATTGGCCCCGGAACCTCAAATTTGTGGATAGAAGGCGTTGCTTGTGGACCTGGCCATGGAATTAG CATTGGAAGTCTAGGCAAGGAGCAAGAAGAGGCCGGTGTACAAAATGTAACAGTTAAAACGGTTACCTTTACTGGTACTCAGAATGGTCTAAGAATCAAGTCATGGGGGAGGCCAAGCACTGGGTTTGCTAGAAATATTCTTTTCCAACATGCTACAATGGTCAATGTCGAAAATCCTATTGTCATAGATCAACATTATTGCCCCGACAACAAAGGGTGCCCTGGTCAG GTTTCCGGAGTTCAAATTAGCGATGTGACATACGAAGACATACACGGTACATCAGCAACAGAAGTTGCAGTAAAATTTGATTGCAGTCCCAAGCACCCTTGCAGCGAGATCAAATTGGAGGATGTGAAGCTTACTTACAAGAACCAAGCAGCTGAGTCTTCATGTAGCCATGCAGATGGAACAACTGAGGGTGTGGTTCAGCCTACAAGTTGTTTGTAG